The following coding sequences lie in one Oceanicola sp. 502str15 genomic window:
- a CDS encoding M91 family zinc metallopeptidase — MVTTPATRISDRTSHIVPAVAALAAALTAACAAADALLKSPVMSTPAGGAVAAGVAAGLSALGAMFNMIPPTGAVPAIGFPTVHTGSIPQARTLDTHGCMFHGPNTVIEGAMTVLTGGLPTARVMSKTACSAMCSSGQYNVLIGGSSVTIPININGTNAFRLQVQNAAAELYGTPTGREIFRGIADSGNMIEMHELGVANGYCTPNNQSDARDGTGTGSRVDWNPTHANPGTFPGETPTTVLGHELVHAYHNAQGNQAAGPMDSYPGQSGSSNRGEERATVGTRGTTITDPSGTVVNVPDHGNDVPTENSLRRDLGLPERPSYYPPTWPGGAPW; from the coding sequence ATGGTCACAACCCCCGCCACCCGCATCTCCGACCGCACCAGCCACATCGTGCCCGCAGTCGCCGCGCTGGCCGCCGCCCTCACCGCCGCCTGCGCCGCCGCCGATGCGCTGCTGAAATCCCCGGTCATGAGCACCCCCGCGGGCGGCGCCGTCGCCGCGGGCGTGGCCGCCGGCCTCTCGGCACTCGGCGCCATGTTCAACATGATCCCGCCCACCGGCGCCGTGCCCGCCATCGGCTTTCCCACCGTCCACACCGGCTCCATCCCGCAGGCCCGCACGCTCGATACCCACGGCTGCATGTTCCACGGGCCCAACACCGTGATCGAAGGCGCGATGACCGTGCTCACCGGCGGGCTGCCCACGGCGCGGGTGATGTCCAAAACCGCCTGCTCCGCCATGTGCTCCTCGGGCCAGTACAACGTGCTCATCGGCGGCAGCTCGGTGACGATCCCGATCAACATCAACGGCACCAACGCCTTCCGCCTCCAGGTCCAGAACGCCGCCGCCGAGCTTTACGGCACCCCCACGGGCCGAGAGATCTTTCGCGGCATCGCGGATTCGGGCAACATGATCGAAATGCACGAACTCGGCGTCGCCAACGGCTATTGCACCCCCAACAACCAGTCCGACGCCCGCGATGGCACCGGCACCGGAAGCCGTGTCGACTGGAACCCGACCCACGCCAACCCCGGCACCTTTCCCGGCGAAACCCCCACCACCGTGCTCGGCCACGAGCTGGTGCACGCCTATCACAACGCCCAGGGCAACCAGGCCGCCGGCCCGATGGACAGCTACCCCGGCCAGTCCGGCAGCTCCAACCGGGGCGAAGAGCGCGCCACCGTCGGCACCCGCGGCACCACCATCACCGACCCCTCCGGCACCGTGGTAAACGTGCCCGACCACGGCAATGACGTGCCCACCGAAAACTCGCTGCGCCGCGACCTCGGCCTGCCCGAACGCCCCAGCTACTATCCGCCCACATGGCCGGGCGGTGCGCCATGGTGA
- a CDS encoding DcrB-related protein: MEDIDLQVLSARLPVGWDTQVMVTCTPPPEVSPRRSVVFLRKPLAGASSLADFAAAQRDELAKQLTQFSLLYDAPADLGGRSLPLIVFGWQAEAGRLTQVQGFFPATDGMVWIATLSCGAEDYDALLPEFQAVLASFAPADALVEG, encoded by the coding sequence ATGGAAGATATCGACCTCCAGGTGTTGAGCGCCCGGCTGCCTGTCGGCTGGGATACCCAGGTCATGGTCACATGCACCCCGCCGCCGGAGGTGAGCCCGCGCCGCTCGGTGGTGTTCCTGCGCAAACCCCTCGCCGGGGCCTCATCCCTCGCAGACTTCGCCGCCGCCCAACGCGACGAGCTGGCAAAACAGCTCACCCAGTTCTCCCTGCTCTACGACGCGCCCGCCGATCTGGGCGGGCGCAGCCTGCCGCTCATCGTCTTCGGCTGGCAGGCCGAGGCCGGGCGGCTGACCCAGGTGCAGGGCTTCTTTCCCGCGACCGACGGCATGGTCTGGATCGCCACCCTCTCCTGCGGCGCGGAAGATTACGACGCGCTCCTGCCCGAGTTTCAGGCCGTGCTCGCCAGCTTCGCGCCCGCCGACGCGCTGGTGGAGGGCTGA
- a CDS encoding CBS domain-containing protein, translating into MLVQQILKDKGEGGVLCVKPGSAVSEAAKMLSEKRVGSVIVSADGKTADGILSERDIVRELGRRGPGCLSDVVDDLMTKKLITCSKEETALSVLEKMTEGRFRHMPVLEGGEMIGLISIGDVVKARLSELSMEKNALEGMIMGH; encoded by the coding sequence ATGCTCGTGCAACAGATTCTGAAGGACAAGGGTGAGGGCGGCGTGCTCTGTGTGAAGCCGGGAAGCGCGGTGTCGGAAGCGGCAAAGATGCTTTCGGAAAAGCGGGTTGGCTCGGTGATCGTGTCGGCCGACGGCAAGACGGCGGATGGCATCCTGTCGGAGCGCGACATCGTGCGCGAGCTGGGGCGGCGCGGGCCGGGGTGCCTGAGCGACGTGGTGGATGACCTGATGACGAAGAAGCTCATCACCTGCTCGAAGGAAGAAACCGCCCTGAGCGTGCTGGAAAAGATGACCGAGGGCCGGTTTCGGCACATGCCGGTGCTGGAGGGCGGCGAGATGATCGGGCTGATCTCGATTGGCGACGTGGTCAAGGCGCGGCTCAGCGAGCTGTCCATGGAGAAGAACGCGCTTGAAGGGATGATCATGGGGCATTGA
- a CDS encoding glycosyl transferase, producing the protein MVANVICIKWGTLFGPEYVNRLYSGARRHLSEDVRFFCMTEERGGLHPDVEVLDLPVEPFLAEMDAALAVANRQGAMRKVSLFRPGLIPDLEGPLLGFDLDVVVTGPLDGLLNFAPGKVAMRADWVEARRGRATGHGSVFRFDPALHGWLYEVLAGDAKREVEKARGSEQRYTSTLAQERGEFAYLPGEEVVSFKHDCLGLPPVNWLKPAKLPEAAKVVCFHGHPKMHEAVEGYSGSWLRACKPTPWLAEHWIDRARDDLGAEWA; encoded by the coding sequence ATGGTTGCCAATGTCATCTGCATCAAGTGGGGCACGCTCTTCGGGCCCGAATATGTGAACCGGCTGTATAGCGGGGCGCGGCGGCATCTGAGCGAGGATGTGCGGTTTTTCTGCATGACCGAGGAGCGCGGCGGGCTGCACCCCGATGTGGAGGTGCTGGACCTGCCGGTGGAGCCGTTTCTGGCCGAGATGGATGCGGCGCTGGCCGTGGCCAACCGGCAAGGCGCGATGCGCAAGGTGTCGCTGTTTCGGCCCGGGTTGATCCCCGATCTCGAGGGGCCTTTGCTGGGCTTCGATCTGGACGTGGTGGTGACGGGGCCTTTGGATGGCCTGCTGAACTTCGCGCCGGGCAAGGTGGCGATGCGGGCCGATTGGGTGGAGGCGCGGCGGGGGCGTGCGACGGGGCATGGCTCTGTCTTCCGGTTCGACCCGGCGCTGCATGGCTGGCTCTACGAGGTGTTGGCCGGAGACGCCAAGCGCGAGGTGGAGAAGGCGCGGGGCAGCGAGCAGCGCTACACCAGCACGCTGGCGCAGGAGCGCGGGGAGTTTGCCTATCTGCCCGGCGAGGAGGTGGTGAGCTTCAAGCACGACTGCCTCGGCCTGCCGCCGGTGAACTGGCTGAAGCCCGCGAAGCTGCCGGAGGCGGCCAAGGTGGTGTGCTTCCACGGGCATCCAAAGATGCATGAGGCGGTGGAGGGCTATTCCGGCTCGTGGCTGCGGGCCTGCAAGCCGACGCCCTGGCTGGCCGAGCACTGGATCGACCGGGCGCGGGACGATCTTGGGGCGGAGTGGGCTTAG
- a CDS encoding helix-turn-helix transcriptional regulator, with protein MADSLSRCFSALADPTRRAIIGQLVDGPATVGEIVARHDMSQPAISKHLKVLEAAGLIERTQKGQTRPCSLRPEGMQLVAAWVGAYRGFWGGSFERIEALVEAVRRGEVGQD; from the coding sequence ATGGCCGACTCCCTCTCGCGCTGCTTCTCCGCCCTTGCCGACCCGACCCGCCGGGCGATCATCGGGCAGCTGGTCGATGGGCCGGCGACGGTGGGCGAGATCGTGGCGCGCCATGACATGAGCCAGCCGGCGATTTCGAAGCATCTCAAGGTGTTGGAGGCGGCGGGGCTGATCGAGCGCACCCAGAAGGGGCAGACCCGGCCGTGCAGCCTGCGCCCGGAGGGGATGCAGCTTGTGGCTGCCTGGGTCGGCGCCTATCGCGGCTTCTGGGGCGGCAGCTTCGAGCGGATCGAGGCGCTGGTGGAGGCGGTGCGGCGGGGCGAGGTCGGGCAGGATTGA
- a CDS encoding CcdB family protein, with product MEELKRHDIAEWDGIAMVVVESDILPPDPALVVIPLLPDYPAAKGLNPTIRYKGQPLVLATRLITSVRRAALTRKASAADQADDITRALDILLTGV from the coding sequence TTGGAAGAGCTGAAACGCCACGACATCGCCGAATGGGACGGCATCGCCATGGTCGTGGTCGAAAGCGACATCCTCCCGCCCGACCCGGCCCTCGTCGTGATCCCGCTCCTGCCCGACTATCCTGCCGCCAAGGGCCTGAACCCGACCATTCGCTACAAGGGTCAACCTCTGGTCCTGGCCACCCGCCTCATCACCTCGGTACGCCGCGCCGCCCTGACCCGCAAGGCCAGTGCCGCCGATCAGGCAGATGACATCACCCGCGCGCTCGATATCCTGCTGACCGGCGTTTGA
- the eno gene encoding phosphopyruvate hydratase: MSTIIDIHAREILDSRGNPTVEVDVTLEDGTVGRAAVPSGASTGAHEAVEKRDGDKKRYKGKGVLQAVAAVNGEIAEALVGFDATEQVALDGSMIELDGTANKGRLGANAILGVSLAVAKAAAEFTGQPLYRYVGGTSARMLPVPMMNIINGGEHADNPIDIQEFMIMPVAAPTIAEAVRMGSEVFHTLKGELSAAGMSTGLGDEGGFAPEIASTRDALDFILKSIEKAGYKPGEDIYLALDCAATEYYKGGKYEMKGEGASLSSEENADYLAKLAADYPIISIEDGMSEDDWEGWKILTDKIGDKVQLVGDDLFVTNPTRLADGISKGVANSMLVKVNQIGTLTETLQAVDMAHRARYTNVMSHRSGETEDATIADLAVATNCGQIKTGSLARSDRLAKYNQLIRIEEELAETGLYAGKSILKG, encoded by the coding sequence ATGAGCACCATCATCGACATCCACGCCCGCGAGATCCTCGACAGCCGCGGCAATCCCACCGTCGAAGTCGACGTGACCCTCGAAGACGGCACCGTGGGCCGCGCCGCCGTGCCCTCGGGCGCCTCGACCGGCGCGCATGAGGCGGTCGAAAAGCGCGATGGCGACAAGAAGCGCTACAAGGGCAAGGGCGTGCTGCAAGCCGTCGCCGCCGTGAACGGCGAGATCGCCGAGGCGCTGGTGGGCTTCGACGCCACCGAGCAGGTCGCCCTCGACGGCTCCATGATCGAGCTCGACGGCACCGCCAACAAGGGCCGCCTCGGTGCCAACGCCATCCTCGGCGTGTCGCTCGCCGTCGCCAAGGCCGCCGCCGAATTCACCGGCCAGCCGCTCTACCGCTACGTCGGCGGCACCTCCGCCCGCATGCTCCCGGTGCCGATGATGAACATCATCAACGGCGGCGAGCACGCCGACAACCCGATCGACATCCAGGAATTCATGATCATGCCGGTCGCCGCGCCCACCATCGCGGAAGCCGTGCGCATGGGCTCCGAAGTGTTCCACACCCTCAAGGGCGAGCTTTCGGCGGCAGGCATGTCCACCGGGCTGGGCGACGAGGGCGGCTTCGCACCCGAGATCGCCTCCACCCGCGACGCGCTCGACTTCATCCTGAAGTCCATCGAGAAGGCCGGCTACAAACCGGGCGAAGATATCTACCTCGCCCTCGATTGCGCCGCGACCGAGTATTACAAAGGCGGCAAATACGAGATGAAGGGCGAGGGCGCCTCGCTCTCCTCCGAAGAGAACGCCGACTACCTTGCCAAGCTCGCCGCCGACTACCCGATCATCTCCATCGAAGACGGCATGTCCGAGGATGACTGGGAGGGCTGGAAGATCCTGACCGACAAGATCGGCGACAAGGTGCAGCTCGTGGGCGACGACCTCTTCGTCACCAACCCCACCCGCCTCGCCGACGGCATCTCCAAAGGCGTCGCCAACTCCATGCTGGTGAAGGTGAACCAGATCGGCACCCTCACCGAAACGCTCCAGGCCGTCGATATGGCCCACCGCGCCCGCTACACCAACGTCATGTCGCACCGCTCCGGCGAGACCGAAGACGCCACCATCGCCGACCTCGCCGTCGCCACCAACTGCGGCCAGATCAAGACCGGCTCCCTCGCCCGCTCCGACCGGCTGGCCAAGTACAACCAGCTCATCCGCATCGAGGAAGAGCTTGCCGAAACCGGCCTCTACGCCGGCAAGAGCATCCTGAAGGGCTGA
- a CDS encoding Fur family transcriptional regulator, translated as MTSPLSNPTLIERSAAKGLRITGQRKVIAEVLDAASDHPDVEELYARASAVDPRISLATVYRTVKLFEESGLLEKLEFGDGRARYEDAERDHHDHLIDMKTGEVIEFVDPEIEALQEKIAERLGYELKGHKLELYGTRKKPV; from the coding sequence ATGACCTCCCCCTTGTCCAACCCCACCCTCATCGAACGCTCCGCGGCCAAGGGGCTGCGCATCACCGGTCAGCGCAAGGTCATTGCCGAGGTGCTCGACGCCGCTTCCGACCACCCCGATGTCGAAGAGCTCTACGCCCGCGCCTCCGCCGTAGACCCCCGCATTTCGCTCGCCACGGTCTATCGCACCGTCAAGCTGTTCGAGGAATCGGGCCTGCTCGAAAAGCTCGAATTCGGCGATGGCCGCGCCCGCTACGAAGACGCCGAGCGCGACCACCACGATCACCTGATCGACATGAAGACCGGCGAGGTGATCGAATTCGTCGACCCCGAGATCGAGGCCCTTCAGGAAAAGATCGCGGAGCGCCTCGGCTACGAGCTGAAGGGCCACAAGCTCGAACTCTACGGCACCCGCAAGAAGCCGGTCTGA
- a CDS encoding LysR family transcriptional regulator produces the protein MAVSWDDMRIFIAVAREGSLSGAGNALKLDPATVGRRVQRLEESLGAPLFLKSPQGYAPSEAGERLMPHAEELEQAMLSAEDAVRGQEDRLTGTIRVGAPDGCANFLLPQVVAGICDAHPGLEVQIVSLPRVFNLNRREADMAIAVSRPTAGRLTVQKITDYHLYLAANRRWLKRNPITRLDDLQGKRLVGYVPDMIFDKELDYLGELGLERVHLASNSVSVQFAWVRRGAGIGVVHGFALGGEPKVERVLGEQIRLRRTFWLVRHADERRVRRLSRFADLLCEGLRAEVERLEAEA, from the coding sequence ATGGCCGTGTCGTGGGACGACATGCGGATTTTCATTGCCGTTGCGCGGGAGGGAAGCCTCTCGGGGGCGGGGAACGCGCTGAAGCTCGATCCGGCGACGGTGGGGCGGCGGGTGCAGCGGCTGGAGGAGAGCCTTGGCGCGCCGCTGTTCCTGAAATCGCCGCAGGGCTATGCGCCGAGCGAAGCGGGGGAGCGGCTGATGCCCCATGCCGAGGAGCTGGAGCAGGCGATGCTCTCGGCCGAGGATGCGGTGCGCGGGCAGGAAGACAGGCTGACGGGCACGATACGGGTGGGCGCGCCGGACGGCTGCGCCAATTTCCTGCTGCCGCAGGTGGTGGCGGGCATCTGCGATGCCCATCCGGGGCTGGAGGTGCAGATCGTGTCGCTGCCGCGGGTCTTCAACCTCAACCGGCGCGAGGCGGACATGGCGATTGCCGTGTCGCGGCCCACGGCGGGGCGGCTGACGGTGCAGAAGATCACCGACTATCACCTCTACCTCGCCGCCAACCGGCGCTGGCTGAAGCGCAACCCGATCACGCGGCTCGATGACCTGCAGGGCAAGCGGCTGGTGGGCTACGTGCCTGACATGATCTTTGACAAGGAACTCGACTACCTTGGCGAGCTGGGGCTGGAGCGGGTGCATTTGGCCTCGAACTCGGTGTCGGTGCAATTTGCATGGGTGCGGAGGGGCGCGGGGATTGGCGTGGTGCACGGGTTTGCGCTGGGGGGCGAGCCGAAGGTGGAGCGGGTTCTGGGCGAGCAGATCCGGTTGCGACGCACCTTCTGGCTGGTGCGCCATGCCGACGAGCGCCGGGTGCGCAGGCTCAGCCGGTTTGCCGATCTACTGTGCGAGGGGCTCCGCGCAGAGGTGGAGCGGCTGGAAGCCGAGGCTTGA
- a CDS encoding type II toxin-antitoxin system CcdA family antitoxin, whose amino-acid sequence MTAPKRKTSLTMDVADLDAARDLGVNVSAVASEALRRAVAEARQRRWREENAEAFAAQSEWHAQNGHPLAAIQTGPATWKS is encoded by the coding sequence ATGACCGCCCCCAAACGCAAGACCTCGCTCACCATGGATGTCGCCGATCTCGACGCCGCGCGCGACCTGGGCGTCAATGTCTCCGCCGTCGCCAGCGAGGCCCTTCGCCGCGCCGTGGCAGAGGCCCGCCAACGGCGCTGGCGCGAGGAGAACGCCGAGGCCTTCGCGGCCCAGTCCGAGTGGCACGCGCAAAACGGCCACCCGCTCGCCGCGATCCAGACCGGCCCGGCAACTTGGAAGAGCTGA
- the coaD gene encoding pantetheine-phosphate adenylyltransferase, which translates to MRVGLYPGTFDPVTLGHIDIITRATALVDRLVIGVAINRDKGPLFDLEEREAMVEAECAGIAERTGCEIVVHPFENLLIDCARDVGAGLIVRGLRAVADFEYEYQMVGMNRQLDDSIETVFLMASAERQAIASKLVKEIARLDGDISKFVSPMVRDKLLAKYT; encoded by the coding sequence ATGCGCGTAGGGCTTTATCCGGGCACGTTCGATCCGGTAACGCTTGGCCATATCGACATCATCACCCGCGCCACCGCCCTGGTGGACCGGCTGGTGATCGGGGTGGCGATCAACCGCGACAAGGGCCCGCTCTTCGACCTCGAGGAGCGCGAGGCCATGGTGGAGGCTGAATGCGCCGGGATCGCCGAGCGCACGGGCTGCGAGATCGTGGTGCATCCGTTCGAGAACTTGCTGATCGACTGCGCCCGCGACGTGGGGGCCGGGCTGATCGTGCGCGGGCTGCGGGCTGTGGCCGATTTCGAGTATGAATATCAGATGGTTGGCATGAACCGGCAGCTCGATGACAGCATCGAGACGGTGTTTCTGATGGCCAGCGCCGAGCGGCAGGCGATTGCCTCGAAGCTGGTGAAGGAGATTGCGCGGCTGGACGGGGACATCTCGAAGTTCGTCAGCCCGATGGTGCGCGACAAGCTTCTGGCCAAATACACCTGA
- the moaA gene encoding GTP 3',8-cyclase MoaA yields the protein MQTPLIDPFQRPITYLRISVTDRCDFRCVYCMSENMTFLPKKELLTLEELDAACTGFIGLGVRKLRITGGEPLVRKGIMTFFEAMTRHLESGALEELTLTTNGSQLERFAPQLAAAGVKRINISIDTLNEEKFARITRWGRLPQVLRGIDAAQAAGLRVKLNAVALKGFNEDELFTLTEFCAARDMDLTWIEVMPMGDLGNEDRIGQYWSLKELRAKLAEQYTLIDLTERTGGPARYVQLQETGQKIGFITPLTHNFCESCNRVRLTCTGELYMCLGQEDRADLRAPLRQYGPGPEFEDAIRAAIALKPKGHDFDYSRQTVEGQVSRHMSHTGG from the coding sequence ATGCAAACGCCCCTGATCGACCCCTTCCAGCGCCCGATCACCTATTTGCGGATCTCCGTGACCGACCGCTGTGACTTTCGCTGTGTCTACTGCATGTCAGAGAACATGACCTTCCTGCCCAAGAAGGAGCTTCTCACCCTCGAAGAGCTCGATGCCGCCTGTACCGGCTTCATCGGCCTTGGCGTCAGGAAGCTGCGGATCACCGGCGGAGAACCGCTGGTGCGCAAGGGCATAATGACCTTCTTCGAGGCGATGACGCGCCATCTGGAGTCCGGCGCGCTCGAGGAGCTGACCCTCACCACCAACGGCTCCCAGCTCGAGCGCTTCGCACCCCAGCTCGCCGCGGCGGGCGTCAAGCGCATCAACATCTCGATCGACACGCTGAACGAAGAGAAATTCGCCCGTATCACCCGCTGGGGCCGCCTGCCCCAGGTGCTGCGCGGCATCGACGCGGCGCAGGCAGCAGGCCTGCGCGTGAAGCTCAACGCCGTGGCGCTGAAGGGCTTCAACGAGGACGAGCTTTTCACCCTCACCGAATTCTGCGCCGCCCGCGACATGGACCTGACATGGATCGAGGTCATGCCCATGGGCGATCTCGGCAACGAGGACCGCATCGGCCAGTATTGGTCGCTCAAGGAGCTGCGCGCCAAGCTGGCCGAGCAATACACCCTGATCGACCTCACCGAGCGCACCGGCGGCCCGGCGCGCTATGTCCAGCTTCAGGAAACCGGCCAGAAGATCGGCTTCATCACGCCGCTGACCCATAACTTCTGCGAAAGCTGCAACCGCGTGCGCCTCACCTGCACCGGCGAGCTTTACATGTGCCTCGGCCAGGAAGACCGCGCCGACCTGCGCGCGCCCCTCCGCCAATACGGCCCCGGCCCCGAGTTCGAAGACGCCATCCGCGCCGCCATCGCCCTCAAGCCCAAGGGCCACGATTTCGACTATTCCCGCCAGACCGTCGAAGGCCAGGTCTCCCGCCACATGAGCCACACCGGCGGCTGA
- a CDS encoding DMT family transporter: protein MSDNLKGIALMVLAMLGLACTDSVVKLMAAYMPAPQVILIVGGATALIFSAAALIHREPLFSRDFLHPAVVGRSLAEAVAALTITASIALVPLATVSALMQLNPILVTLGAALFFGEQVGWRRWAAIAAGMVGMLMIVRPGLSGFDPNALLAVAAAVALSARDLTTRAAPRAIPSLTLAAWGFSLVPFAAVAALLIGPGFSPLNAASLAWAPLGVLFTLTGYWALTAAVRVGELSTVAPFRYSRLLFATLIAVLFFNERPDGWTIAGSLLIIAAGLYAFLRERRRS, encoded by the coding sequence ATGTCCGACAATCTCAAGGGCATCGCGCTGATGGTGCTCGCCATGCTCGGGCTTGCCTGCACCGACTCCGTGGTCAAGCTCATGGCCGCCTACATGCCCGCGCCGCAGGTCATCCTCATCGTCGGCGGCGCCACCGCGCTGATCTTCTCCGCCGCCGCCCTGATCCACCGCGAGCCGCTCTTCTCCCGCGACTTCCTCCACCCCGCCGTGGTCGGCCGCTCGCTGGCCGAGGCCGTCGCCGCCCTCACCATCACCGCCTCCATCGCGCTGGTCCCGCTCGCCACCGTCTCCGCGCTGATGCAGCTCAACCCGATCCTCGTCACCCTCGGGGCGGCGCTGTTTTTTGGCGAGCAGGTCGGTTGGCGCCGCTGGGCCGCCATCGCCGCCGGCATGGTCGGAATGCTGATGATCGTGCGCCCCGGCCTCTCGGGCTTCGACCCCAACGCCCTCCTGGCCGTCGCCGCCGCCGTCGCCCTCTCCGCCCGCGATCTCACCACCCGCGCCGCGCCCCGCGCCATCCCCTCGCTGACCCTCGCCGCCTGGGGCTTTTCGCTGGTGCCCTTCGCCGCCGTGGCCGCCCTGCTGATCGGCCCGGGCTTCTCGCCGCTCAACGCCGCCTCCCTCGCCTGGGCACCTCTCGGCGTGCTCTTCACCCTCACCGGCTACTGGGCGCTCACCGCCGCCGTGCGCGTCGGCGAACTCTCCACCGTCGCCCCCTTCCGCTACTCCCGCCTGCTCTTCGCCACCCTCATCGCCGTCCTCTTCTTCAACGAGCGCCCCGACGGCTGGACCATCGCAGGCTCCCTCCTCATCATCGCCGCCGGCCTCTACGCCTTTCTGCGCGAACGCCGCCGCAGCTAG